In one window of Gossypium arboreum isolate Shixiya-1 chromosome 4, ASM2569848v2, whole genome shotgun sequence DNA:
- the LOC108457943 gene encoding embryonic protein DC-8-like encodes MATRQEKEQRAEAAARQAADELRDVNRERDYEERGAYREEWDQSPPQQQQRPGVIGSMLRAVQDTFGHAKGAVVGNKGHEAEDFTGRGTEKTWEMKDKAGEYKDYATDKTKDATRRAKEATDATKEKACEYTDYAAHKAKETRDSTAQKAKESKDSVTGKASEYGDYVAQKAKESKDAVTGKAADYADYASQKAKETRDSASQKAKEAKDNITGKASEYKDYAAEKAKEAKDMTAEKAKEAAGKARERTEYAAEKAKEGRDATVEKTKEYSDYTVDKAKEGKDTGVSKLGELKDSAADAARKTMGFLTGKTEETKHTASETADSTKEKLSETTESARQKMEEMKLKGDDGGRGVSERVVVKVEDTRPGAFASTLKASDQMSGQTFNDVGRVNDEGVYDRSDKTNL; translated from the exons ATGGCGACAAGGCAAGAGAAGGAGCAAAGGGCCGAGGCGGCAGCAAGACAAGCAGCGGACGAACTCAGGGATGTTAATAGAGAAAGAGATTATGAAGAAAGAGGTGCTTATAGGGAGGAATGGGATCAATCACCGCCGCAACAGCAACAGAGGCCCGGAGTTATTGGGAGCATGTTGAGGGCGGTGCAAGATACGTTCGGGCATGCCAAAGGGGCCGTCGTAGGTAATAAGGGCCACGAGGCGGAGGATTTCACTGGTCGAGGTACAGAGAAGACATGGGAGATGAAAGATAAAGCTGGTGAGTACAAAGACTATGCAACTGACAAGACAAAGGACGCTACAAGGAGGGCGAAAGAGGCAACGGATGCTACCAAGGAAAAGGCTTGTGAGTATACAGATTATGCTGCTCACAAGGCAAAGGAAACCAGAGACTCCACCGCCCAGAAGGCCAAAGAATCAAAGGATTCAGTAACAGGTAAAGCTTCCGAGTATGGAGATTATGTTGCCCAGAAGGCGAAGGAATCCAAGGATGCGGTGACCGGTAAGGCGGCTGATTATGCAGATTATGCTTCTCAGAAAGCCAAGGAAACTAGGGACTCGGCTTCGCAGAAGGCGAAAGAAGCCAAGGATAATATCACAGGGAAGGCTTCTGAGTATAAAGACTATGCAGCTGAGAAAGCCAAGGAAGCAAAGGACATGACAGCCGAAAAGGCGAAGGAAGCGGCGGGGAAGGCAAGAGAGCGGACGGAATATGCGGCAGAGAAGGCTAAAGAAGGAAGAGATGCTACAGTGGAGAAGACGAAGGAATACTCAGATTATACTGTGGATAAAGCAAAGGAAGGCAAGGATACCGGTGTTAGTAAGCTTGGGGAGTTGAAAGACTCAGCTGCTGATGCTGCTAGGAAGACCATGGGCTTCCTCACTGGAAAAACTGAAGAAACGAAGCACACGGCATCCGAAACTGCAGATAGCACCAAG GAAAAGTTGAGCGAAACAACGGAGTCAGCTAGACAGAAAATGGAAGAGATGAAGCTGAAAGGTGATGATGGTGGTCGTGGGGTTTCAGAGAGGGTGGTGGTGAAAGTTGAAGATACACGACCAGGAGCTTTTGCTTCTACACTGAAAGCATCTGATCAGATGAGTGGCCAAACTTTCAACGATGTGGGGCGTGTGAATGATGAAGGCGTTTATGATCGATCGGACAAAACCAATCTGTGA